The Phycisphaerae bacterium nucleotide sequence CGTTAACCAGGCGACCAAATTCCGGTACATTTCCGGCGGTCAGTTCACGATGCCGCTGACGCTCAGCGCGGTCTTTGGCGCGCAGGGCTCAGCCGGCTGCCACCACTCGCAGTCGCTGTACCCGTGGTTCGTCTACGCGCCGGGCATCAAGGTGGTGATTCCCTCGACGCCGTACGACGTCAAGGGCCTGCTCGCCTCGGCCGTCGTGGACGACAACCCGGTGGTGGTGCTGGAGCACCGGGCGTTGCTCGGCCGCAAGGGCGACGTGCCGGAGGAGGACTACTTTTTGCCGATCGGCGAGGCGGCTGTGCTCCGCGAAGGGCGCGACGTGACGGTGCTGTCCTCCGGGTTGATGGTCAGCCACGCCCTCCAGGCCGCGGCCATGCTGGCCGAGAAGGGCGTTTCGGCCGAGGTGATCGACCTGCGGACCATCTGGCCGCTCGACGAGAAGACGATCATCGAGTCGCTCAAGAAGACGCTCAAGCTCGTCGTGGTCGACGAGGGCCACGCGCCATGCGGGATCGGGGCTGAGATCACCGCCCTGGTCCAGGAGAAGGCGTTCGACTACCTCGACGCCCCGGTCGCCCGCGTCCACACCGCGCACGTGCCGATTCCGTTCGCGCCGGAGCTGGAGCGGTTCGTGTTGCCCAACGCCGAGAAAGTCGTCCAGGCGGTCCTGGCGATGCAAACCCGCTGGTAGGAGATTTCCGATCATGACCGACTACAAAGTCGCTTTCACCGAGCATCTCTATCCGGAGACGGCCGTCGAGCAGGGCATTCTCGAGAAGGTCGGGGCGAGCCTGGCGATCGGCCAGTGCCGCACCGAAGACGACGTGATCGCGATCGCCCGCGACGCCGACGCGT carries:
- a CDS encoding alpha-ketoacid dehydrogenase subunit beta, producing the protein MRQITYLQAIREGFAAGMRRDNGSFIVGEGIAVRGGCFGHTKGLYEEFGAERVLDLPISEASFVGMCAAAAACGSRAVVDLMYLDFSTLVMDQLVNQATKFRYISGGQFTMPLTLSAVFGAQGSAGCHHSQSLYPWFVYAPGIKVVIPSTPYDVKGLLASAVVDDNPVVVLEHRALLGRKGDVPEEDYFLPIGEAAVLREGRDVTVLSSGLMVSHALQAAAMLAEKGVSAEVIDLRTIWPLDEKTIIESLKKTLKLVVVDEGHAPCGIGAEITALVQEKAFDYLDAPVARVHTAHVPIPFAPELERFVLPNAEKVVQAVLAMQTRW